The following proteins are co-located in the Paludibaculum fermentans genome:
- a CDS encoding DinB family protein: MNEIWTIRPGADEYAPYFGRYIDLVPDGDLLQTLREQFVPTIQLLAPLREEQANYRYAEGKWSVKEVLGHMIDTERIFAYRVLRIARNDATPLPGFEQDDYVKYGPHARQPWSDLIEELQVVRSATLCLLRGLDGEALARRGTSSNSPASARALAWVIAGHERAHMTVFHERYSAVLS, translated from the coding sequence ATGAACGAGATCTGGACTATCAGGCCCGGGGCGGATGAGTATGCCCCGTACTTCGGCCGTTATATCGACCTGGTCCCGGATGGAGACCTTCTGCAGACGCTACGCGAGCAGTTTGTCCCCACCATTCAACTGCTCGCGCCGCTGCGCGAGGAACAAGCCAACTACCGCTACGCCGAGGGCAAGTGGAGCGTCAAGGAAGTTCTCGGCCACATGATCGACACGGAGAGGATCTTTGCCTACCGTGTGCTCCGCATCGCCCGCAATGACGCCACGCCCCTGCCCGGCTTTGAGCAGGACGACTATGTGAAGTACGGTCCGCACGCGCGGCAGCCGTGGTCCGATCTGATCGAAGAGTTGCAGGTGGTGCGCAGCGCGACATTGTGCCTGCTGCGCGGCCTGGATGGTGAGGCTCTGGCCCGGCGCGGGACGTCCAGCAACAGTCCGGCGAGCGCCCGGGCCCTCGCCTGGGTGATCGCGGGCCACGAGCGGGCGCACATGACTGTGTTCCATGAACGCTACTCGGCCGTTCTGAGTTAG
- a CDS encoding CocE/NonD family hydrolase, whose translation MGFLHCQGSLKVGLAIRCRAPFLAAVLLGACFTWIPAAAQQASPGGNDVPKEFHVPTDGYDHIRREVMIPMRDGVKLFTSIVIPKGAHDAPILLTRTPYNAFGRTRRNHSPLMLSTLPQGDEVFVQAGYIRVFQDVRGKHKSEGDYVMTRPVRGPLNPASTDHVTDAYDTIDWLVKNVPESNGRVGMLGSSYEGFTVVMALLGPHPALKVAAPESPMVDGWMGDDWFHYGAFRQTNYDYTAGQTSSRGGGDGIDRGYYDDFESFLRAGSSGAYARKYGLDQLPWVQKMTEHPAYDEFWQGQALDKLVAERPSSIPTMWIQGLWDQEDMWGAIHCYLSLKAKGQAGHNYLVMGPWRHSQVNYDAYNLGPLKWQGDTATEFRRDVLLPFFNQYLKAGAPQADTPPIFIYNTGENHWDRLKNWPLACESGCAAPMKPIYLQAGSALAFDKPSQAAASDSYVSDPAKPIPYLPRPVRFADGERWRQWLIWDQRFVVDRPDVLVYETEKLTAPMRISGAPIADLYAATTGTDADWVVKLIDVYPDEVPSYPEMGGYQLAVSMDIFRGRYRDSFERPSPIPAGKTQRYRFVLPTANHVFLPGHRVMVQIQSSWFPLYDRNPQTYVSNIFMAQPADYVKATQSIFRSAEASSAVWLPLVP comes from the coding sequence ATGGGTTTTCTCCACTGTCAGGGCAGTCTGAAAGTAGGTCTTGCCATCCGATGCCGCGCTCCCTTCCTCGCGGCTGTGTTGCTGGGCGCGTGTTTTACTTGGATCCCGGCCGCGGCGCAGCAAGCGTCGCCGGGCGGAAACGATGTTCCAAAGGAATTCCACGTCCCCACCGACGGCTACGATCACATCCGCCGCGAAGTCATGATTCCGATGCGCGACGGAGTCAAGCTTTTCACCTCCATCGTCATCCCCAAGGGAGCCCACGACGCTCCGATCCTGCTCACGCGTACACCCTACAACGCCTTTGGCCGCACACGCCGCAATCATAGCCCCCTCATGCTCTCCACGCTGCCGCAGGGTGACGAGGTCTTCGTTCAGGCCGGCTATATCCGCGTCTTCCAGGACGTGCGTGGCAAACACAAGTCCGAAGGCGACTATGTGATGACCCGGCCGGTACGCGGCCCCCTCAACCCGGCATCGACGGATCATGTCACCGACGCCTACGACACCATCGACTGGCTGGTGAAGAACGTGCCCGAATCCAATGGCCGCGTCGGCATGCTGGGCTCGTCCTACGAAGGCTTCACCGTGGTGATGGCTCTTCTTGGACCGCACCCGGCTTTGAAGGTGGCCGCACCCGAGAGCCCGATGGTCGACGGCTGGATGGGCGACGACTGGTTCCACTACGGCGCCTTCCGCCAGACCAACTACGACTACACCGCCGGCCAGACTTCGAGTCGCGGTGGTGGTGATGGGATCGACCGCGGCTACTACGACGACTTCGAGAGCTTCCTCCGTGCCGGTTCCTCCGGCGCCTACGCCCGCAAGTACGGCCTCGACCAGTTGCCGTGGGTCCAGAAGATGACGGAGCATCCGGCCTACGACGAGTTCTGGCAGGGGCAGGCGCTGGACAAGTTGGTCGCCGAGCGGCCGTCGAGCATACCCACCATGTGGATCCAGGGCCTCTGGGACCAGGAAGACATGTGGGGCGCCATTCATTGCTATCTCTCGCTGAAAGCGAAAGGCCAGGCCGGTCATAACTACCTGGTGATGGGACCGTGGCGTCACAGCCAGGTCAACTACGATGCCTACAACTTGGGTCCGCTGAAGTGGCAGGGCGACACCGCCACTGAGTTCCGCCGGGACGTGCTGCTGCCGTTCTTCAATCAGTACCTGAAGGCCGGTGCCCCGCAGGCCGACACTCCGCCCATCTTCATCTACAACACCGGCGAGAACCATTGGGACCGGTTGAAGAACTGGCCGCTGGCCTGCGAATCGGGCTGCGCGGCGCCCATGAAGCCGATCTATCTCCAGGCCGGCTCGGCACTCGCATTCGACAAACCCAGCCAGGCAGCCGCGTCCGACTCGTATGTCTCTGACCCGGCCAAGCCCATCCCGTATCTGCCGCGCCCCGTGCGATTCGCTGATGGGGAACGCTGGCGCCAGTGGCTCATCTGGGATCAGCGCTTCGTCGTTGACCGCCCCGACGTGTTGGTCTACGAAACCGAGAAACTCACCGCCCCGATGCGCATCAGCGGCGCGCCCATCGCCGACCTCTACGCCGCAACCACCGGCACCGACGCCGACTGGGTGGTGAAACTGATCGACGTGTATCCGGACGAAGTCCCCAGCTACCCCGAGATGGGCGGCTACCAACTCGCCGTTTCCATGGACATCTTCCGCGGCCGCTACCGCGATAGCTTCGAAAGGCCGTCACCCATTCCGGCCGGCAAGACGCAGCGCTATCGCTTCGTCCTGCCCACAGCGAACCACGTCTTCCTGCCGGGCCACCGCGTCATGGTGCAGATCCAGTCGAGCTGGTTCCCTCTCTACGACAGGAATCCGCAGACGTATGTGTCGAATATCTTCATGGCTCAGCCCGCCGACTACGTGAAGGCGACACAGTCGATCTTCCGCTCTGCGGAAGCCTCGAGCGCGGTCTGGCTCCCGCTGGTCCCTTAA